From a region of the Corallococcus macrosporus genome:
- a CDS encoding sensor histidine kinase produces the protein MGETPGGNEAAPGLALLPRQGTPRLLGPLLLDYLGLEALPPSPGVAGVDGLMAAAGFRRRAGERNLWEREERTLLVGEEPLEDGGRLVWALPVPWGAGQAASQTSGAALSMTGERVADRVRYLSLASHDLRGSLANIRSYAALLLNGRIPLEPKAQRGLETILRNADRALSFAQDFFDSSRAELGALACERERQPLLPILDAAVERTRAAASAASVGLVLDELPELPDVEVDAGRIQHAVEAFVHHLLGRAQAGESLHVRAARMGHQVRVEVRRDGAAVPEEDITAVFQCEERAFRERKLEDPLRVFLARQEVEAHGGQVGAQADVGGTTLFLTLPVSLSASEELVHPAGWQA, from the coding sequence ATGGGGGAGACACCGGGGGGCAACGAGGCAGCGCCAGGGCTCGCGCTGCTGCCCCGCCAGGGAACGCCACGCCTGCTCGGTCCCCTGCTCCTGGATTACCTGGGGCTGGAGGCCCTGCCGCCCTCGCCCGGCGTGGCGGGCGTCGACGGGCTGATGGCCGCCGCGGGCTTCCGCCGGCGCGCGGGCGAGCGGAACCTGTGGGAGCGCGAGGAGCGCACCCTGCTGGTGGGCGAGGAGCCCCTGGAGGACGGCGGGCGGCTGGTGTGGGCGCTGCCGGTGCCCTGGGGCGCGGGCCAGGCGGCGTCCCAGACGTCGGGGGCGGCCCTGTCCATGACCGGGGAGCGCGTGGCGGACCGCGTGCGCTACCTGTCGCTCGCGTCGCATGACCTGCGCGGGTCGCTGGCCAACATCCGCTCGTACGCGGCGCTGCTGCTCAACGGGCGCATCCCGCTGGAGCCCAAGGCGCAGCGCGGCCTGGAGACCATCCTGCGCAACGCGGACCGGGCGCTCTCCTTCGCCCAGGACTTCTTCGACTCCAGCCGCGCGGAGCTGGGCGCGCTCGCGTGTGAGCGCGAGCGACAGCCGCTGCTCCCCATCCTGGACGCCGCGGTGGAGCGCACGCGGGCCGCCGCCTCCGCCGCCAGCGTGGGGCTGGTGCTGGACGAGCTGCCGGAGCTGCCCGACGTGGAGGTGGACGCGGGCCGCATCCAGCACGCGGTGGAGGCCTTCGTGCACCACCTGCTGGGCCGCGCGCAGGCGGGCGAGTCGCTCCACGTGCGCGCCGCGCGCATGGGGCATCAGGTGCGGGTGGAGGTGCGCCGCGACGGCGCCGCCGTTCCGGAAGAGGACATCACCGCCGTCTTCCAGTGCGAGGAGCGCGCCTTCCGAGAGCGCAAGCTGGAGGATCCGCTGCGCGTCTTCCTGGCCCGGCAGGAGGTGGAGGCCCACGGCGGCCAGGTGGGCGCCCAGGCGGACGTGGGGGGCACCACCCTCTTCCTCACCCTGCCGGTGTCCTTGTCGGCCTCAGAAGAACTCGTGCATCCAGCGGGCTGGCAGGCGTGA
- a CDS encoding tetratricopeptide repeat protein, translating to MLWAVPAHAADPALLDQLDALYAKRGDAESVKALETQLSDALKATPDDFDLAWRKARVLQWQADGATEKKLKMVLGKQTWEAGDKASKLQPARVEGYYFAACGIGSYSQAVGIMKALGDGLEGKFNERLDTALKLDPTYEYGGPWLVKGRYFYELPWPKRDLGKSAEYYQKAIAKFPQSLRAHYYLAETLLKDGKAKEANAAIQKVKQGSTAYNPAEGQRVQQWAKKVDADIQEELK from the coding sequence GTGCTTTGGGCCGTCCCGGCACACGCCGCGGATCCCGCGCTGCTCGACCAACTCGACGCGTTGTACGCCAAGCGCGGAGACGCGGAGTCCGTGAAGGCGTTGGAGACGCAACTGTCGGACGCGCTGAAGGCCACGCCGGACGACTTCGACCTGGCGTGGCGCAAGGCTCGCGTCCTCCAGTGGCAGGCGGACGGCGCCACGGAGAAGAAGCTCAAGATGGTCCTGGGCAAGCAGACGTGGGAGGCCGGGGACAAGGCCTCGAAGCTCCAGCCCGCGCGCGTGGAGGGCTACTACTTCGCCGCCTGCGGCATCGGTTCCTACTCCCAGGCCGTGGGCATCATGAAGGCGCTGGGTGACGGCCTGGAGGGCAAGTTCAACGAGCGCCTGGACACCGCGCTGAAGCTCGACCCCACGTACGAGTACGGCGGTCCCTGGCTGGTGAAGGGGCGTTACTTCTACGAGCTGCCCTGGCCGAAGCGCGACCTGGGCAAGTCCGCAGAGTACTACCAGAAGGCCATCGCCAAGTTTCCGCAGTCGCTGCGTGCGCACTACTACCTGGCCGAAACGCTGTTGAAGGACGGCAAGGCCAAGGAAGCGAACGCCGCCATTCAGAAGGTCAAGCAGGGAAGCACCGCGTACAACCCCGCGGAGGGGCAGCGCGTGCAGCAGTGGGCCAAGAAGGTGGATGCCGACATCCAGGAGGAGCTCAAGTGA
- a CDS encoding twin-arginine translocase TatA/TatE family subunit — protein sequence MGLKLPEILLIFAALLLLFGGSRLPQLGSSLGSALRNFKRGFSSDEEKDDASDKKTGTLSASTTVDKDVAAKSPSHNA from the coding sequence ATGGGTTTGAAGCTTCCTGAGATTCTTCTGATTTTCGCGGCGCTGCTGCTGCTGTTCGGCGGCTCGCGGTTGCCGCAGCTCGGCTCGTCCCTGGGCAGCGCGCTCCGCAACTTCAAGCGCGGCTTCTCCAGCGACGAGGAGAAGGACGACGCCAGCGACAAGAAGACTGGCACGCTGTCCGCGTCCACCACCGTGGACAAGGACGTCGCCGCGAAGTCGCCCAGCCACAACGCCTGA
- a CDS encoding FAD-binding oxidoreductase: MNPAAQRFERVAPERVAEVLEALAGVLSEGQVKRDADTLDTYARDESDSGVYRPDAVLLPETTAQVSAIFKACQAHGVPFTPCGARSGKSGGSLPLKGGMAVSLERMNRIRSICREDLTAVVEPGVVTGDLMKAVEAQGLFYPPDPNSWEFCTLGGNVAENAGGPRALKYGVTRDYVIGLEWVMPDGEVLRVGRRTIKGVAGYDLVGLFVGSEGTLGVATEITVQLIPLPRQVMTALVVFPSVLDAARGVSAVLAAGILPRCLELIDEVAVQAIVNRGSFQFPPGAGAALIAEVDGNTPEGVLAELQLLGAICDEHGATQTLVAQDESQREKLWAARRVISPALRALKPAKISEDIVVPRSKIPEIIERLKKMGAELGLTVATYGHAGDGNLHANILYDGPAQRPLVDEALRRMLVLTVELGGTITGEHGVGHAKREYLALEQAPALLELQRRLKAFFDPSGLLNPEKIFPAPKR; the protein is encoded by the coding sequence ATGAACCCCGCCGCCCAACGCTTCGAGCGGGTGGCGCCCGAGCGCGTGGCGGAGGTGCTGGAGGCCCTGGCGGGCGTGCTATCCGAAGGCCAGGTGAAGCGCGACGCGGACACGCTCGACACCTACGCGCGCGACGAGTCCGACAGCGGCGTCTACCGGCCCGACGCCGTCCTCCTGCCGGAGACCACCGCGCAGGTGTCCGCCATCTTCAAGGCGTGCCAGGCGCACGGCGTGCCCTTCACCCCCTGCGGCGCGCGCAGCGGCAAGAGCGGCGGCTCGCTGCCCTTGAAGGGGGGCATGGCCGTCAGCCTGGAGCGCATGAACCGGATCCGCTCCATCTGCAGGGAGGACCTCACCGCGGTGGTGGAGCCCGGCGTGGTGACGGGCGACCTGATGAAGGCGGTGGAGGCCCAGGGCCTCTTCTATCCACCGGATCCGAACTCCTGGGAGTTCTGCACGCTGGGCGGCAACGTGGCGGAGAACGCCGGCGGCCCGCGCGCCCTGAAGTACGGCGTCACGCGCGACTACGTCATCGGCCTGGAGTGGGTGATGCCGGATGGCGAGGTGCTGCGCGTGGGCCGGCGCACCATCAAGGGCGTGGCCGGCTACGACCTGGTGGGCCTGTTCGTCGGCTCCGAGGGCACGCTCGGCGTGGCCACCGAAATCACGGTGCAGCTCATTCCCTTGCCTCGCCAGGTGATGACCGCGCTGGTGGTGTTCCCCTCCGTGTTGGATGCGGCGCGGGGCGTCTCCGCGGTGCTCGCCGCCGGCATCCTGCCGCGCTGCCTGGAGCTCATCGACGAGGTCGCCGTCCAGGCCATCGTGAACCGGGGCAGCTTCCAGTTCCCCCCGGGCGCGGGCGCGGCCCTCATCGCCGAGGTCGACGGCAACACTCCCGAAGGCGTCCTCGCGGAGCTCCAACTGTTGGGGGCCATCTGTGACGAGCACGGGGCCACCCAGACCCTGGTGGCCCAGGACGAGTCCCAGCGCGAGAAGCTGTGGGCCGCGCGGCGCGTGATTTCCCCGGCCCTGCGCGCGCTCAAGCCGGCCAAGATTTCCGAGGACATCGTGGTGCCCCGCTCGAAAATTCCCGAAATCATCGAGCGGCTGAAGAAGATGGGCGCGGAGCTGGGGCTCACCGTGGCCACGTATGGCCACGCGGGAGACGGCAACCTGCACGCCAACATCCTCTACGACGGCCCCGCCCAGCGCCCCCTCGTCGATGAGGCGCTGCGCCGCATGCTCGTGCTCACCGTGGAGCTGGGCGGCACCATCACCGGCGAACACGGCGTGGGACACGCGAAGCGGGAATATCTGGCGCTGGAGCAGGCTCCCGCGCTGCTGGAGCTGCAGCGCCGCCTGAAGGCCTTTTTTGATCCATCAGGCCTGCTCAACCCCGAGAAAATCTTCCCCGCGCCCAAGCGTTGA
- a CDS encoding sigma-70 family RNA polymerase sigma factor — MANSTKYAAEGLSHYLRHLGGHQQLTREQEYELARQARKGDESARQTLASSNLAFVVAVAKKFANRGARLDDLIQEGNVGLMKAIEHFDPKKNVRFATYAVWWIRAYITRYLKDNRSQVRGGEAERGSMVDFSLDATIDEEGETTFLDRIEDGGPSPQETFLSREQDTEIQEALQKVRKRIGDLGWDILQERLTQDKPLTLEELGQRWGVSRERVRQVELKTKNFLERYLIAFNENEEHTAAADAA; from the coding sequence ATGGCCAACTCGACGAAGTACGCGGCAGAGGGCCTTTCGCATTACCTGCGTCACCTGGGCGGCCACCAGCAGCTCACGCGTGAACAGGAGTACGAGCTGGCCCGCCAGGCCCGCAAGGGTGACGAGAGCGCCCGACAGACGCTCGCCAGCTCCAACCTCGCTTTCGTGGTCGCCGTGGCGAAGAAGTTCGCCAACCGCGGGGCCCGCCTGGACGACCTCATCCAGGAAGGCAACGTCGGCCTCATGAAGGCCATCGAGCACTTCGACCCGAAGAAGAACGTGCGCTTCGCCACCTATGCCGTGTGGTGGATCCGCGCCTACATCACCCGCTACCTGAAGGACAACCGCAGCCAGGTGCGCGGCGGCGAGGCGGAGCGCGGCAGCATGGTGGACTTCTCGCTGGACGCCACCATCGACGAGGAGGGTGAGACGACCTTCCTCGACCGCATCGAGGACGGCGGTCCCTCCCCGCAGGAGACGTTCCTCTCCCGCGAGCAGGACACCGAAATCCAGGAGGCCCTGCAGAAGGTGCGCAAGCGCATTGGCGACCTGGGCTGGGACATCCTCCAGGAGCGCCTCACGCAGGACAAGCCGCTGACGCTGGAGGAGCTGGGCCAGCGCTGGGGCGTGTCGCGCGAGCGCGTGCGCCAGGTGGAGCTGAAGACGAAGAACTTCCTGGAGCGCTACCTCATCGCGTTCAACGAGAACGAGGAGCACACCGCCGCGGCCGACGCGGCCTGA
- a CDS encoding metal ABC transporter substrate-binding protein — MRSLRLFAALCAAVVSLTAVPARADLKVVTTLPDLAALAKAVGGDKVDVTALALPTQDPHFVDAKPSLTLAINRADLLIVAGLDLEIGWLPTLQTGARNNRILTGNTGYLDASRFVNLLEVPTTQVDRSQGDVHPGGNPHYLYDPRQALRVAGAIEERMSQLDAKNAATYKANLAKFTQELKAAQVGWEKRLAGLKGVPVIAFHRTTAYLQDWLGFKTLAYLEPKPGIPPNAAHVAQVVVLSRTNKVKLVLKEDYYADNNAQFVASKIPAPLVTLPGGTDFRSGQTYVQRMDLMVGRLEQGLAGKGQ; from the coding sequence ATGCGTTCCCTTCGCCTGTTCGCGGCCCTGTGCGCCGCCGTCGTCAGCCTCACCGCCGTTCCCGCTCGCGCGGACCTGAAGGTCGTCACCACCCTCCCGGACCTGGCCGCGCTGGCCAAGGCCGTGGGCGGGGACAAGGTGGACGTCACCGCGCTCGCGCTGCCCACGCAGGATCCGCACTTCGTGGACGCCAAGCCCAGCCTGACGCTGGCCATCAACCGCGCGGACCTGCTCATCGTGGCGGGCCTGGACCTGGAGATCGGCTGGTTGCCCACGCTGCAGACCGGCGCGCGCAACAACCGCATCCTCACGGGCAACACGGGCTACCTGGACGCGTCGCGGTTCGTGAACCTGCTGGAGGTGCCCACCACGCAGGTGGACCGCAGCCAGGGCGACGTGCACCCCGGCGGCAACCCGCACTACCTCTATGATCCGCGGCAGGCGCTGCGGGTGGCGGGCGCCATCGAAGAGCGCATGTCGCAGCTGGATGCGAAGAACGCCGCCACCTACAAGGCCAACCTCGCGAAGTTCACCCAGGAGCTGAAGGCAGCCCAGGTGGGCTGGGAGAAGCGGCTCGCGGGCCTCAAGGGCGTGCCCGTCATCGCGTTCCACCGCACGACGGCGTACCTGCAGGACTGGCTGGGCTTCAAGACGCTCGCGTACCTGGAGCCCAAGCCGGGCATCCCGCCGAACGCGGCCCACGTGGCGCAGGTCGTGGTGCTGTCCCGGACGAACAAGGTGAAGCTGGTCCTCAAGGAGGACTACTACGCGGACAACAACGCGCAGTTCGTCGCGTCGAAGATCCCCGCCCCGCTCGTCACGCTGCCCGGAGGCACGGACTTCCGCTCGGGCCAGACGTACGTGCAGCGCATGGACCTGATGGTGGGCCGGCTGGAGCAGGGCCTCGCCGGGAAGGGGCAATGA
- a CDS encoding response regulator codes for MVLVVDDDPDILEALSEILEAEGFEIRRARNGKEALERLEPDPPHLILLDLMMPVMDGWEFAQRMRQKPAFAAIPIIVLSADRNVGSKAKDIGAMGHLAKPFELNDLLSMVRQSLSPPVDTSRV; via the coding sequence GTGGTCCTGGTCGTGGACGATGATCCCGACATCCTGGAGGCCCTCTCGGAGATCCTCGAAGCCGAGGGCTTCGAGATCCGCCGGGCCCGCAACGGCAAGGAGGCCCTGGAGCGCCTGGAGCCGGACCCTCCCCACCTCATCCTGCTGGACCTGATGATGCCGGTGATGGACGGCTGGGAGTTCGCCCAGCGCATGCGCCAGAAGCCGGCCTTCGCGGCCATCCCCATCATCGTCCTCAGCGCGGACCGCAACGTCGGCAGCAAGGCGAAGGACATTGGCGCCATGGGACACCTGGCCAAGCCCTTCGAGCTGAACGACCTGCTGTCGATGGTGCGACAGTCGCTCAGCCCCCCGGTGGACACCTCCCGCGTCTGA
- a CDS encoding AMP-binding protein — MRAESQVTTAPAASGTQEQNLVQLLVQRAQNASKVGVTHKKDGRWQDVTYAQVLEDVKAQAAGLIAQGVQPGDRVAIFANTSLQWIIADLAISAAQAITVPIYGSNTPDECHYILNHSETKLLLVDSDEKDAKQAGRLSRVRSKLKDIPALQKIVVFEGPVSGDKEMTLADMVASGKGHPQATEAAFAERVGQVKSDDTNLLIYTSGTTGAPKGVILTHGNWAYEAKATQAMGMMKPEDSVMLFLPLAHVFAQVVKAAWLSMGFRLIIAESVDKLLANLAETRPTVLPSVPRVFEKVYNNVVANGSAAPGMKGKLFKWAFGLFDEYAEAKGQGREYSSLQFSLAKKLVFSKVRKTLDEKLGGNMRIFISGGAPLSRKIAYFFDLLDLKVLEGYGLTETSAPCNANRVEKIKIGTVGPPVPGTEIKIAADGEILVRGPCVMKGYYKNEEATREVLDPDGWFHTGDIGEVDSDNYLRITDRKKDIIVTAGGKNVAPQNIENTLKTFPLISQAMVYGDKQPYLVALVTVSEEPARKLLEDKGVAVGSYEQNSQRPEIREAIAEIFKKVNAEIPPYSTIKKFEVMKADFTQESGELTPTLKVKRKVASQKYMKLIDGMYASGKGGGD; from the coding sequence GTGAGGGCAGAGAGTCAGGTCACGACGGCTCCCGCGGCGAGCGGGACGCAGGAGCAGAACCTCGTCCAGTTGCTCGTTCAGCGGGCCCAGAACGCCTCCAAGGTGGGCGTGACCCACAAGAAGGACGGGCGCTGGCAGGACGTCACGTACGCGCAGGTGCTGGAGGACGTGAAGGCGCAGGCGGCGGGCCTCATCGCCCAGGGTGTCCAGCCCGGGGACCGGGTGGCCATCTTCGCCAACACCAGCCTGCAGTGGATCATCGCGGACCTGGCCATCAGCGCGGCCCAGGCCATCACGGTGCCCATCTATGGCTCCAACACGCCGGATGAGTGTCACTACATCCTGAACCACTCGGAGACGAAGCTGCTGCTCGTCGACTCCGACGAGAAGGACGCCAAGCAGGCCGGGCGCCTGTCGCGCGTCCGCTCCAAGCTCAAGGACATCCCGGCGCTCCAGAAGATCGTCGTCTTCGAGGGTCCCGTCTCCGGCGACAAGGAGATGACGCTCGCGGACATGGTGGCCTCCGGCAAGGGCCACCCGCAGGCCACCGAGGCCGCGTTCGCGGAGCGCGTGGGGCAGGTGAAGTCGGACGACACCAACCTGCTCATCTACACGTCCGGCACCACCGGCGCGCCCAAGGGCGTCATCCTCACCCACGGCAACTGGGCCTATGAAGCGAAGGCCACCCAGGCCATGGGCATGATGAAGCCCGAGGACTCCGTCATGCTGTTCCTCCCCCTGGCGCACGTGTTCGCCCAGGTGGTGAAGGCCGCGTGGCTGTCCATGGGCTTCCGGCTCATCATCGCGGAGTCGGTGGACAAGCTGCTGGCGAACCTGGCGGAGACGCGCCCCACGGTGCTGCCGTCCGTGCCGCGCGTGTTCGAGAAGGTCTACAACAACGTCGTCGCCAACGGCTCCGCCGCCCCGGGCATGAAGGGCAAGCTCTTCAAGTGGGCCTTCGGCCTGTTCGACGAGTACGCCGAGGCCAAGGGCCAGGGCCGCGAGTACAGCTCGCTCCAGTTCTCCCTGGCGAAGAAGCTCGTCTTCTCCAAGGTGCGCAAGACCCTGGACGAGAAGCTGGGCGGCAACATGCGCATCTTCATCTCCGGCGGCGCGCCGCTGTCGCGGAAGATCGCCTACTTCTTCGACCTGCTCGACCTCAAGGTGCTGGAGGGCTACGGCCTCACGGAGACGAGCGCCCCGTGCAACGCCAACCGGGTGGAGAAGATCAAGATCGGTACCGTGGGCCCGCCGGTGCCGGGCACGGAGATCAAGATCGCCGCGGACGGCGAAATCCTCGTGCGTGGCCCCTGCGTGATGAAGGGCTACTACAAGAACGAGGAGGCCACCCGCGAGGTGCTGGATCCGGACGGCTGGTTCCACACCGGTGACATCGGCGAGGTGGACTCCGACAACTACCTGCGCATCACCGACCGCAAGAAGGACATCATCGTCACCGCGGGCGGCAAGAACGTGGCGCCGCAGAACATCGAGAACACGCTCAAGACCTTCCCGCTCATCAGCCAGGCCATGGTGTACGGCGACAAGCAGCCGTACCTCGTCGCGCTGGTGACGGTGTCGGAGGAGCCGGCGCGCAAGCTGCTGGAGGACAAGGGCGTCGCGGTGGGCAGCTACGAGCAGAACTCCCAGCGGCCGGAGATCCGCGAGGCCATCGCCGAGATCTTCAAGAAGGTGAACGCGGAGATTCCTCCGTACTCCACCATCAAGAAGTTCGAGGTCATGAAGGCGGACTTCACCCAGGAGTCCGGCGAGCTCACGCCCACCCTCAAGGTGAAGCGCAAGGTCGCCAGCCAGAAGTACATGAAGCTCATCGACGGCATGTACGCGAGCGGCAAGGGCGGCGGGGACTGA
- a CDS encoding ATP-binding cassette domain-containing protein, which produces MEPGEPLLKCEQLVIGYGGKDILPPMDLVVRRRQFVAVVGRNGSGKSTWFKTLLGLIPPVSGRITLAEPNIRSAYVPQMSSIDSLLPVHARELTGWGRLSGWNFLRPFPSKTDRQKVEAALDTAGARGIAKRPFRDLSGGEKQRALLARVIATEADVVLLDEPTAAMDAVAEKQTMLRLCALAHDRGLGVVVVSHDMSVAAEHADVILFVDREHRCFVMGDARTVFCHPAFRRQYGDDYCHSAPQGPHRGNNPA; this is translated from the coding sequence GTGGAGCCGGGCGAACCGCTGCTCAAGTGCGAGCAACTGGTCATCGGCTATGGCGGCAAGGACATCCTTCCGCCCATGGACCTGGTGGTGCGCCGCCGCCAGTTCGTGGCGGTGGTGGGCCGCAACGGCTCCGGCAAGAGCACCTGGTTCAAGACGCTGCTGGGGCTGATTCCTCCGGTGTCCGGCCGCATCACGCTGGCCGAGCCGAACATCCGCAGCGCGTACGTGCCGCAGATGTCCTCCATCGACTCGCTCCTGCCGGTGCACGCGCGGGAGCTGACCGGCTGGGGACGGCTGTCGGGGTGGAACTTCCTGCGCCCCTTCCCCAGCAAGACGGACCGGCAGAAGGTGGAGGCGGCGCTCGACACGGCGGGCGCGCGCGGCATCGCGAAGCGGCCCTTCCGCGACCTGTCCGGCGGCGAGAAGCAGCGCGCGTTGCTGGCGCGGGTCATCGCCACCGAGGCGGACGTGGTGCTGCTGGACGAGCCCACCGCCGCGATGGATGCCGTGGCGGAGAAGCAGACGATGCTGCGGCTGTGCGCGCTCGCGCACGACCGGGGCCTGGGCGTGGTGGTGGTGAGCCACGACATGTCCGTCGCCGCCGAGCACGCCGACGTCATCCTCTTCGTGGACCGCGAGCACCGCTGCTTCGTCATGGGCGATGCGCGCACCGTGTTCTGCCACCCCGCCTTCCGCCGCCAGTACGGCGACGACTACTGCCACAGCGCGCCCCAGGGACCCCACCGTGGAAACAACCCTGCTTGA
- a CDS encoding SCP2 sterol-binding domain-containing protein yields MATAKDIIETQIPAKLQSKPELAKEINAIIHFDVSGDGGGKWTLDTTKPDGWVSEGLNGASKMTVTVSNDDFVKIREGKLNAQMAAMQGKLKFKPMDMGLAMKLAKLLG; encoded by the coding sequence ATGGCGACCGCGAAGGACATCATCGAGACGCAGATTCCCGCGAAGCTGCAGTCGAAGCCGGAGCTGGCGAAGGAGATCAACGCCATCATCCACTTCGACGTCTCCGGCGACGGTGGCGGCAAGTGGACGCTGGACACCACCAAGCCCGACGGCTGGGTGTCCGAGGGTCTCAACGGCGCGTCGAAGATGACGGTCACCGTCAGCAACGACGACTTCGTGAAGATCCGCGAGGGCAAGCTGAACGCGCAGATGGCCGCCATGCAGGGCAAGCTCAAGTTCAAGCCGATGGACATGGGCCTCGCCATGAAGCTGGCGAAGCTGCTGGGCTGA
- the folE gene encoding GTP cyclohydrolase I gives MPPSRPRRRAPAAKAPAPRVARPDPAGMARAVRDFLTAAGLDLQDVNLVDTPTRVADVWANGFLDGYGRTPEEVLGKTYPAPADSSGELVVVTDLRFHSMCPHHLLPFTGRAHVAYVPGSRVVGFGRIGALVDSFAHRLILQEDLARQVARSLARVLDSPATACILEAEQACLRLRADHQRDAVTHAEAYEGRLRKDGPLRRELWARLGARTGAGR, from the coding sequence GTGCCTCCCTCCCGCCCCCGCCGCCGCGCCCCCGCCGCCAAGGCCCCGGCCCCTCGCGTCGCGCGCCCCGATCCCGCTGGCATGGCCCGGGCGGTCCGCGACTTCCTCACCGCCGCGGGGCTCGACCTCCAGGACGTGAACCTGGTGGACACGCCGACGCGCGTGGCCGACGTGTGGGCCAACGGCTTCCTCGACGGCTACGGCCGCACGCCGGAGGAGGTGCTCGGGAAGACCTACCCCGCGCCCGCGGACTCCTCCGGGGAGCTGGTGGTGGTGACGGACCTGCGCTTCCACTCCATGTGCCCGCACCACCTGTTGCCCTTCACCGGCCGGGCGCACGTGGCCTACGTGCCGGGTTCGCGCGTGGTGGGCTTCGGGCGCATCGGCGCGCTGGTGGACTCCTTCGCGCACCGGCTCATCCTCCAGGAGGACCTGGCCCGGCAGGTGGCGCGTTCGCTTGCCCGCGTGCTCGACAGCCCCGCGACGGCCTGCATCCTGGAGGCGGAGCAGGCGTGTCTGCGGCTGAGGGCCGACCACCAGCGCGACGCCGTCACCCACGCGGAGGCCTATGAAGGACGCCTGCGCAAGGACGGCCCCCTGCGCCGCGAGCTGTGGGCCCGCCTGGGCGCACGCACGGGGGCCGGCAGATGA
- a CDS encoding zinc-regulated TonB-dependent outer membrane receptor — translation MSSLPRRNPRALAVVLAAQLSATAAWAQQPSPPSTASPPPAESPAPAQDAPAGDAPPGDAPGLTPEEMAELQKALDADASEKARPSGDTSPASPTATNDSGVTPLKLPNAISGGTNFLNLSFILDMALAAFSNKEPLQGGAHDPTQNGFNLQQLELSIGSVVDPYFRFDSNIVFSQFGVEIEEAYVTTLDLPANLQVRAGQFLTRFGRLNSTHPHAWDFVDQPFVMSRYFGAEGNRGLGVEGSWLTPLPWYVEVVGSATDAKGEATARSFFGASNERVLSPLDFQLTGALKQFFALSDDLSLLWGLSAATGPNATGYRNHTSIYGTDVYLKFRPITTQSSQQLVLQAEVLYRRRQAPEDVLSDWGGYAQTVWRFSNRWATGVRYEFGTAAKTQEGRVANDPLDPEWISDRQRISASLTYWPTEFSRLRLQAATDRVGWRESPDYSAFLALEVVTGAHGAHAF, via the coding sequence GTGTCATCCCTTCCGCGCAGGAATCCCCGCGCCCTCGCCGTCGTGCTCGCCGCGCAGCTGTCCGCGACCGCCGCCTGGGCCCAGCAGCCATCGCCCCCCTCCACCGCGTCACCTCCTCCCGCTGAATCCCCTGCCCCGGCCCAGGACGCGCCCGCCGGCGACGCTCCTCCCGGGGACGCGCCCGGGCTGACCCCGGAGGAGATGGCGGAGCTCCAGAAGGCGCTGGACGCGGACGCGAGCGAGAAGGCGCGTCCGTCCGGTGACACGTCCCCGGCGTCGCCCACCGCGACGAACGACTCCGGCGTGACGCCGCTCAAGCTGCCCAACGCCATCTCCGGTGGCACCAACTTCCTCAACCTGAGCTTCATCCTGGACATGGCCCTGGCGGCCTTCTCCAACAAGGAGCCCCTGCAGGGCGGCGCGCACGACCCGACGCAGAACGGCTTCAACCTCCAGCAACTGGAGCTGTCCATCGGCTCCGTGGTGGACCCGTACTTCCGCTTCGACAGCAACATCGTCTTCAGCCAGTTCGGCGTCGAAATCGAGGAGGCATACGTCACCACGCTGGACCTGCCGGCGAACCTCCAGGTGCGCGCGGGCCAGTTCCTCACCCGCTTCGGCCGGCTCAACTCCACGCACCCGCACGCATGGGACTTCGTGGACCAGCCCTTCGTCATGAGCCGCTACTTCGGCGCGGAGGGCAACCGCGGCCTGGGCGTGGAGGGCTCCTGGCTCACGCCGCTGCCCTGGTACGTGGAGGTCGTGGGCAGCGCCACCGACGCGAAGGGCGAGGCCACCGCGCGCAGCTTCTTCGGTGCGTCCAACGAGCGCGTGCTGTCACCGCTGGACTTCCAGCTCACCGGCGCGCTGAAGCAGTTCTTCGCGCTGTCCGACGACCTGTCGCTCTTGTGGGGCCTGTCCGCCGCCACGGGCCCCAACGCCACGGGCTACCGCAACCACACGAGCATCTACGGCACGGACGTGTATTTGAAGTTCCGGCCCATCACGACGCAGAGCTCCCAGCAGCTGGTGCTCCAGGCGGAGGTGCTCTACCGCCGCCGGCAGGCGCCGGAGGACGTGCTGTCGGACTGGGGTGGCTACGCGCAGACGGTGTGGCGCTTCTCCAACCGCTGGGCCACGGGCGTGCGCTACGAGTTCGGCACGGCCGCGAAGACGCAGGAGGGCCGCGTCGCGAATGATCCGCTGGACCCCGAGTGGATCTCCGACCGGCAGCGCATCAGCGCGTCGCTGACGTACTGGCCCACGGAGTTCTCCCGCCTGCGCCTGCAGGCCGCCACGGACCGCGTGGGCTGGCGCGAGTCGCCGGACTACTCGGCCTTCCTCGCCCTTGAAGTCGTGACTGGCGCCCACGGTGCCCATGCGTTCTGA